Proteins from a single region of Streptomyces glaucescens:
- a CDS encoding DUF4097 family beta strand repeat-containing protein, giving the protein MARSTPARVAVAAGAVVLLVAGLGACSSAGDDEHPEKRSFALEGTTLTVDSDDSALEIVAVGGQAAGRIEVTRWFDGSVVAGGEPETTWAMEDGGRLVLRENCSGFIADCSTKHRIEVPHGVTVKVEDGDGSVRASGLRDPLTVRTGDGSVHVTGTTGPLDLRTGDGSVRVEDATGPLRMHTDDGSIRADVDSREVRARSGDGSVRLELGTVPDLVESRSGDGSVTITLPRATYRVAAGTGDGAVDVSVPRDDSSGHVVSARTGDGKVTVRTAN; this is encoded by the coding sequence ATGGCCCGTTCCACACCCGCTCGCGTCGCCGTCGCCGCCGGTGCCGTGGTGCTTCTGGTCGCGGGGCTCGGCGCCTGCTCCTCGGCCGGCGACGACGAGCACCCGGAGAAGCGGTCCTTCGCGCTGGAGGGCACCACCCTGACCGTGGACTCGGACGACTCCGCCCTGGAGATCGTCGCCGTCGGCGGGCAGGCCGCGGGCCGGATCGAGGTCACCCGCTGGTTCGACGGCTCGGTCGTGGCGGGCGGCGAACCGGAGACGACGTGGGCCATGGAGGACGGCGGCCGGCTGGTGCTCCGGGAGAACTGCTCGGGCTTCATCGCCGACTGCTCCACCAAGCACCGCATCGAGGTGCCGCACGGGGTCACCGTGAAGGTGGAGGACGGCGACGGCAGCGTCCGCGCCAGCGGCCTGCGGGACCCGCTGACCGTGCGTACGGGCGACGGGTCGGTCCACGTCACCGGCACCACCGGCCCGCTCGACCTGCGCACCGGCGACGGCTCGGTCCGCGTCGAGGACGCCACCGGCCCGCTGCGGATGCACACGGACGACGGTTCCATCCGCGCGGACGTCGACTCCCGTGAGGTCCGCGCCCGCAGCGGCGACGGCTCGGTGCGGCTGGAACTGGGCACCGTCCCGGACCTGGTGGAGTCCCGCAGCGGCGACGGCTCGGTCACCATCACCCTGCCCCGCGCCACCTACCGCGTCGCCGCCGGGACCGGCGACGGCGCGGTGGACGTGTCCGTCCCGCGCGACGACTCCAGCGGCCACGTGGTGTCCGCCCGCACCGGCGACGGCAAAGTCACGGTCCGCACGGCGAACTGA
- a CDS encoding FmdB family zinc ribbon protein, which translates to MPRYEYRCRTCGDTFELSRPMAESADPASCPAGHDDTVKLLSTVAVGGAASAPAAPRGGGGGGGGGGCCGGGCCG; encoded by the coding sequence ATGCCACGCTACGAATACCGGTGCCGGACCTGCGGCGACACCTTCGAACTGAGCCGTCCGATGGCGGAGTCCGCCGACCCCGCGTCGTGCCCCGCGGGACACGACGACACGGTGAAGCTGCTGTCGACCGTGGCCGTCGGCGGAGCCGCCTCGGCCCCCGCGGCGCCCCGTGGGGGCGGCGGGGGCGGCGGGGGCGGCGGCTGCTGCGGTGGAGGGTGCTGCGGCTGA
- a CDS encoding GNAT family N-acetyltransferase, which yields MDGDVRLVPWADDDFRLLRGTSSLEMTGHLGGPESEDEPAARHRGYLELEPAAGRMYRVVLADGGGTAGPVGFWERAWRGGTVWGTGWAVLPGFRGRGLAVRAARAVVEEARAAGRHRRLHAWPKVTHTASNKVCERAGFTLLGPVGFEYPKGHRITCHDWWYDLGGEEG from the coding sequence ATGGACGGCGACGTGCGGCTCGTGCCGTGGGCGGACGACGACTTCCGGCTGCTGCGCGGCACCAGCAGCCTGGAGATGACCGGGCACCTGGGCGGGCCGGAGAGCGAGGACGAGCCGGCCGCCCGGCACCGCGGATACCTGGAACTGGAACCGGCGGCGGGGCGGATGTACCGGGTGGTGCTCGCGGACGGCGGCGGGACCGCCGGCCCGGTCGGGTTCTGGGAGCGCGCGTGGCGGGGCGGGACGGTCTGGGGGACCGGCTGGGCGGTGCTGCCCGGGTTCCGGGGACGCGGGCTCGCCGTGCGGGCGGCCCGCGCCGTCGTCGAGGAGGCGCGGGCCGCCGGACGCCACCGCCGGCTGCACGCCTGGCCGAAGGTGACGCACACGGCGTCGAACAAGGTGTGCGAGCGAGCCGGTTTCACGCTGCTCGGCCCGGTCGGGTTCGAGTACCCGAAGGGGCACCGGATCACCTGCCACGACTGGTGGTACGACCTGGGCGGCGAGGAGGGCTGA
- a CDS encoding DUF2277 domain-containing protein, giving the protein MCRSIKTLRPPVLPEEATEEDIRAAALQYVRKVSGFRAPAAHNREVFDRAVDTIAEATAELLAGLEVRGQPARRAG; this is encoded by the coding sequence ATGTGCCGGAGCATCAAGACACTGCGTCCGCCCGTGTTGCCCGAGGAGGCGACGGAGGAGGACATCAGGGCCGCCGCGTTGCAGTACGTACGGAAGGTGTCCGGGTTCCGGGCACCGGCCGCGCACAACCGCGAGGTCTTCGACCGGGCCGTGGACACCATCGCCGAGGCCACCGCCGAACTCCTGGCGGGACTGGAGGTCCGCGGACAACCCGCCCGCAGGGCGGGGTGA
- a CDS encoding alkaline phosphatase D family protein translates to MTGLRLGPLLRYTDGSTATIWVETGRPCTAEVRCADGARGSAHTFQVAGHHYALIPVTGLTPGTTTAYEVHLDGTRVWPLPDSPFPPSVIRTGLADDPVRVAFGSCRWAAPPASDRPGPTGDAREKDPVGPDALDTFATRLAADPDTERPDVLLLLGDQVYADETSPATRRWLAGRRDLDEPPGSGVADYEEYTRLYYESWLDPQVRWLLSTVPSCMIFDDHDVIDDWNTSASWLADMRSTPWWQERLLSGLMSYWVYQHIGNLSPAELAEDPLYAAVHDTPDATGLLRAFAARADEDPTTVRWSYRRDFGRVRLVMVDSRAARVLEEGSRSMLDPGEAAWVREQALAGRGDYDHLLIGTSLPWLLPPLMHDAEAWDAALCRGEKGPRWARLGEKLRRAADLEHWAAFPGSFADLAGLIAEAGSGSGAPATVCVLSGDVHHAYIAEPSWPAGRGPDARVLQLTCSPVHNRIPLPLHLAFLLAWTGAARFAGRRLAGHGGIPRPPVKWRKTGGPWFGNQLMTLTLHGRSAALRLEQARAWRRGGGRLTTVSESVLSGR, encoded by the coding sequence ATGACCGGACTGCGCCTCGGACCCCTGCTCAGATACACGGACGGCTCCACCGCGACCATCTGGGTCGAGACCGGCCGCCCCTGCACCGCCGAGGTGCGCTGCGCCGACGGCGCCCGGGGCAGCGCGCACACCTTCCAGGTGGCGGGCCACCACTACGCCCTGATCCCCGTCACCGGGCTCACCCCCGGCACCACCACCGCGTACGAGGTGCACCTCGACGGCACCCGCGTGTGGCCGCTGCCCGACTCCCCCTTCCCGCCCTCCGTCATCCGCACCGGCCTCGCCGACGACCCGGTGCGCGTCGCCTTCGGCTCCTGCCGCTGGGCCGCGCCGCCCGCCAGCGACCGGCCCGGCCCCACCGGGGACGCCCGCGAGAAGGACCCCGTCGGCCCCGACGCCCTCGACACCTTCGCCACCCGCCTCGCCGCCGACCCGGACACCGAGCGGCCCGACGTGCTCCTGCTCCTCGGCGACCAGGTGTACGCCGACGAGACCTCCCCGGCCACCCGCCGCTGGCTCGCCGGCCGCCGCGACCTGGACGAACCGCCCGGCAGCGGCGTGGCCGACTACGAGGAGTACACCCGGCTCTACTACGAGTCCTGGCTCGACCCCCAGGTGCGCTGGCTGCTCTCCACCGTGCCCAGCTGCATGATCTTCGACGACCACGACGTCATCGACGACTGGAACACCTCCGCCTCCTGGCTCGCCGACATGCGCTCCACCCCCTGGTGGCAGGAACGGCTGCTGAGCGGGCTGATGTCCTACTGGGTGTACCAGCACATCGGGAACCTGTCCCCGGCCGAGCTCGCCGAAGACCCCCTCTACGCGGCCGTGCACGACACACCCGACGCCACCGGCCTCCTGCGCGCCTTCGCCGCCCGCGCCGACGAGGACCCGACCACCGTGCGCTGGAGCTACCGGCGCGACTTCGGCCGGGTCCGGCTGGTCATGGTCGACTCCCGGGCGGCCCGCGTCCTGGAGGAGGGCTCCCGCTCCATGCTCGACCCCGGCGAGGCCGCCTGGGTGCGCGAACAGGCCCTCGCCGGCCGGGGCGACTACGACCACCTGCTCATCGGCACCTCCCTGCCCTGGCTGCTGCCGCCCCTGATGCACGACGCCGAGGCCTGGGACGCGGCGCTGTGCCGGGGCGAGAAGGGGCCGCGCTGGGCCCGGCTCGGGGAGAAGCTGCGCCGGGCCGCCGACCTGGAGCACTGGGCGGCGTTCCCCGGGTCCTTCGCCGACCTGGCCGGCCTGATCGCCGAGGCGGGCTCCGGGAGCGGGGCGCCCGCGACGGTGTGCGTGCTGTCCGGGGACGTCCACCACGCGTACATCGCCGAGCCCTCCTGGCCCGCCGGGCGCGGCCCGGACGCCCGCGTCCTGCAACTGACCTGCTCCCCCGTCCACAACCGCATCCCCCTCCCGCTGCACCTGGCCTTCCTGCTGGCCTGGACCGGTGCCGCGCGGTTCGCCGGGCGGCGGCTGGCGGGACACGGCGGCATCCCGAGACCGCCGGTGAAATGGCGCAAGACCGGCGGCCCCTGGTTCGGCAACCAGCTCATGACCCTCACCCTGCACGGGCGTTCGGCGGCACTGCGCCTGGAACAGGCCCGCGCGTGGCGGCGCGGCGGGGGCCGGCTGACCACGGTGAGCGAGTCGGTCCTCAGCGGCCGGTGA
- a CDS encoding HNH endonuclease family protein, protein MSRFYARRRFGMVTAFSALLASLALVDAPAASAALPTPVSADTARTYLAALPVATEDRTGYNRDLFPHWITQSGTCNTRETVLKRDGSGVVTDSSCAATSGSWYSPYDGATWTAASDLDIDHLVPLAEAWDSGADGWTTSRRQAFANDLTRPQLLAVTDNVNQAKGDQDPATWMPSRTAYHCTYVRAWVQVKYYYGLSVDSAEKSALQSRLAAC, encoded by the coding sequence ATGTCCAGGTTCTACGCGCGTCGACGGTTTGGCATGGTCACGGCATTCAGCGCGCTGCTCGCCTCGCTCGCGCTGGTCGACGCCCCGGCCGCCTCCGCCGCCCTGCCCACCCCCGTCAGCGCCGACACCGCCCGCACCTACCTCGCCGCCCTCCCCGTCGCCACCGAGGACCGCACCGGCTACAACCGCGACCTGTTCCCGCACTGGATCACCCAGTCCGGCACCTGCAACACCCGCGAGACGGTCCTCAAGCGCGACGGCTCGGGCGTCGTCACCGACTCCTCCTGCGCCGCCACCAGCGGCAGCTGGTACTCCCCCTACGACGGCGCCACCTGGACCGCCGCCTCCGACCTCGACATCGACCACCTCGTGCCGCTCGCCGAGGCCTGGGACTCCGGCGCGGACGGCTGGACCACCTCCCGCCGCCAGGCCTTCGCCAACGACCTGACCCGCCCCCAGCTCCTCGCCGTCACCGACAACGTCAACCAGGCCAAGGGCGACCAGGACCCGGCCACCTGGATGCCGTCCCGCACCGCCTACCACTGCACCTACGTGCGCGCCTGGGTGCAGGTGAAGTACTACTACGGCCTCTCCGTGGACTCCGCCGAGAAGAGCGCCCTGCAGAGCCGCCTCGCCGCCTGCTGA
- a CDS encoding ketopantoate reductase family protein, with the protein MAHTFAVLGPGGVGGLLAALLSRAGHRVICLSGEDTARTLRTGGIRVRSARFGDFTAPVEAATALREPVDACLITVKHTALDAALDRLPADPEALGGALLVPFLNGVEHPALLRARHRPEQVAPAAIRVESTRVAPGEIEHTSPFAEIDLTGDPVPRARLDALAAVFAAAGPEARVPADETATLWAKMSFLAPLALLTTRYAVPLGEVRSRHREELGALVAETAAVSRACGGPADPARALARYDAFPAATRSSMQRDAEAGRPLELDAIGGALLRAAERHGISVPVTERVVRALRDAGL; encoded by the coding sequence GTGGCACACACCTTCGCCGTACTCGGCCCCGGCGGCGTGGGCGGACTGCTCGCCGCGCTGCTGTCCCGCGCCGGCCACCGAGTGATCTGCCTGTCCGGCGAGGACACCGCGCGTACCCTGCGCACCGGCGGCATCCGGGTGCGCAGCGCCCGCTTCGGCGACTTCACCGCGCCCGTCGAGGCCGCCACCGCGCTGCGCGAACCGGTCGACGCCTGCCTGATCACGGTCAAGCACACCGCGCTCGACGCCGCCCTGGACCGCCTCCCGGCGGACCCGGAAGCGCTCGGCGGGGCCCTGCTGGTCCCGTTCCTCAACGGGGTCGAACACCCCGCGCTGCTGCGTGCGCGCCACCGCCCCGAGCAGGTCGCCCCGGCCGCGATCCGCGTCGAGTCCACCCGGGTCGCCCCCGGCGAGATCGAGCACACCAGCCCGTTCGCCGAGATCGACCTGACCGGCGACCCGGTGCCGCGCGCCCGCCTCGACGCCCTCGCGGCGGTCTTCGCGGCGGCCGGTCCCGAGGCCCGGGTGCCGGCCGACGAAACGGCGACGCTCTGGGCGAAGATGTCGTTCCTGGCGCCGCTCGCCCTGCTCACCACCCGGTACGCGGTTCCGCTCGGCGAGGTGCGCAGCCGCCACCGTGAGGAGCTGGGCGCGCTGGTGGCGGAGACCGCCGCGGTGAGCCGCGCCTGCGGGGGCCCGGCCGACCCGGCCCGGGCACTGGCCCGCTACGACGCCTTCCCGGCCGCCACCAGGTCGTCCATGCAGCGCGACGCGGAAGCGGGCCGTCCGCTCGAACTGGACGCCATCGGCGGGGCGTTGCTGCGCGCGGCGGAGCGGCACGGGATCTCGGTGCCGGTCACCGAGCGGGTGGTGCGCGCCCTGCGCGACGCCGGGCTCTGA
- a CDS encoding chaplin, giving the protein MRNTARIAATVIAGAALALAGTTTATAGEPHGGVCGSSEVCAVGVAKHSPGLLSGNVVQIPVNAQLNVCGNSVNIVGLLNPAVGNTCRN; this is encoded by the coding sequence GTGCGCAACACTGCGAGGATCGCCGCGACCGTCATCGCCGGTGCCGCCCTGGCACTGGCCGGCACCACCACCGCCACCGCGGGCGAGCCGCACGGCGGCGTCTGCGGCTCCAGCGAGGTCTGCGCCGTCGGCGTGGCCAAGCACTCGCCCGGCCTGCTGTCCGGCAACGTCGTCCAGATCCCGGTCAACGCGCAGCTGAACGTGTGCGGCAACTCGGTCAACATCGTCGGGCTGCTCAACCCCGCGGTGGGCAACACCTGCCGCAACTGA
- a CDS encoding DedA family protein, with translation MLESVGSLTGSPWIYAMVVASVLFDVFLPVLPSGVLVIMAATAAAAGTGAATGKVPHDVPDILVLTLCATTASILGDLVAYRLAWRGGDRLDRALARSPRLSLAQERLGAALARGGGALVVLARFAPAGRSVVSLGAGAARRRARDFLPWSALAGLSWALYSVALGYFGAHWLGATWLATGVSVLALAGAGALATYVVRRT, from the coding sequence GTGCTGGAGAGTGTGGGGTCACTGACGGGCAGTCCATGGATCTACGCCATGGTCGTCGCCTCGGTCCTGTTCGATGTGTTCCTGCCGGTCCTGCCGAGCGGGGTCCTGGTCATCATGGCGGCGACCGCGGCGGCCGCGGGCACCGGCGCCGCGACCGGCAAGGTCCCCCACGACGTCCCCGACATCCTCGTGCTGACCCTGTGCGCCACGACCGCGTCGATACTCGGCGACCTCGTCGCCTACCGCCTGGCCTGGCGCGGCGGCGACCGGCTGGACCGCGCCCTCGCCCGCTCACCCCGCCTCAGCCTGGCGCAGGAACGTCTCGGCGCGGCACTGGCCCGGGGCGGCGGCGCCCTCGTCGTACTGGCCCGGTTCGCTCCCGCGGGCCGCTCCGTCGTCTCCCTCGGCGCCGGCGCCGCCCGCCGCCGCGCCCGCGACTTCCTCCCCTGGTCCGCGCTGGCCGGCCTGTCCTGGGCCCTCTACAGCGTGGCCCTCGGCTACTTCGGCGCCCACTGGCTCGGCGCCACCTGGCTGGCCACGGGGGTGTCCGTGCTGGCGCTCGCCGGCGCGGGCGCCCTGGCCACGTACGTGGTACGCCGGACCTGA
- a CDS encoding phosphoribosyltransferase encodes MNKAVNDGVWSGSWVARRLGVELDGDDTLTGLLGLALRRNPKRAHLLVSNVLGKHVPQSPSVVYGHGLALGRRVRELLGDDAARRAVVLGYAETATGLGQSVADGLALAPCLHSTRRPVPGVARAGGFEESHSHATSHLLLPEDPALLAGSGPLVLVDDEFSTGNTILNTIRDLHARHPRDHYVVVALVDMRSPADAGRLDAFAAEMGVRVDLVTTACGTVRLPEGVLEKGRELVTRFEDPHPGAGATARQAPAGPRPSDGRITRVDLRWPRGLPDGARHGFTPGHRARLEAALPGMAARIADALPEGARRVHVLGFEELMYTPLRLAHELEQRTPSAEIRFSTTTRSPVLAVDDPGYAIRTRLVFPAHDDPADGPGERYAYNVAGAGFDAVVAVVDSAADTPALHAPDGLLARLAEHIPHVLLTVVPSYVPGAAEAPERPAMLPEPLRGPAFSSYAPDEVGWLLQDLSDVTLEAPTEEREEAIQSGGAHYAESLPVEYQPSEEYQRLFHSALDASAARIATAVGAVTETVLAERSPRPVLVSLARAGTPVGVLMRRWARHRHGLDLPHYAVSIVRGRGIDANALRWLAAHHDPADVVFVDGWTGKGAITRELGAALAQFEETAGVGGFDPEIAVLADPGSCVRTYGTREDFLIPSACLNSTVSGLISRTVLRADLVGPHDYHGAKFYRELAGADVSVAFLDAVTDRFTEVGDAVDAQVKELLAADRTPTWEGWAAVERISEEQGIHDVNLVKPGVGETTRVLLRRVPWKILARAGAGPDLDHVRLLAEQRGVPVEEVAGLPYTCVGLIHPKYTRGATGADGKAVAV; translated from the coding sequence ATGAACAAGGCAGTGAACGACGGGGTCTGGTCCGGCAGCTGGGTCGCCCGGCGGCTGGGGGTCGAACTCGACGGTGACGACACGCTGACCGGCCTGCTCGGGCTGGCCCTGCGCCGCAACCCCAAGCGGGCCCATCTGCTCGTGTCGAACGTACTCGGCAAGCACGTCCCCCAGTCGCCGTCCGTGGTGTACGGCCACGGCCTCGCACTGGGCCGCCGGGTGCGGGAGCTGCTGGGCGACGACGCGGCCCGCCGGGCGGTCGTCCTCGGCTACGCGGAGACCGCCACCGGACTCGGCCAGTCCGTCGCCGACGGCCTGGCCCTCGCGCCCTGCCTGCACTCCACCCGCCGTCCGGTGCCCGGGGTCGCGCGGGCGGGCGGCTTCGAGGAGTCCCACTCGCACGCCACCTCCCACCTCCTCCTGCCCGAGGACCCCGCCCTGCTCGCCGGGTCCGGCCCGCTCGTCCTCGTCGACGACGAGTTCTCCACCGGCAACACGATCCTCAACACCATCCGCGACCTGCACGCCCGCCACCCCCGCGACCACTACGTCGTGGTCGCCCTGGTCGACATGCGCTCCCCGGCCGACGCCGGCCGCCTGGACGCGTTCGCCGCGGAGATGGGCGTCCGGGTGGACCTGGTGACGACGGCGTGCGGGACCGTACGCCTGCCGGAAGGCGTCCTGGAGAAGGGCCGGGAGCTGGTGACGCGGTTCGAGGACCCCCACCCGGGGGCGGGGGCGACCGCACGCCAGGCCCCCGCCGGCCCGCGGCCGTCCGACGGCCGGATCACCAGGGTCGACCTGCGATGGCCCCGCGGCCTGCCCGACGGCGCCCGCCACGGCTTCACCCCCGGGCACCGCGCCCGCCTGGAAGCCGCCCTCCCGGGCATGGCCGCCCGCATCGCCGACGCCCTCCCCGAAGGCGCGCGCCGCGTGCACGTCCTCGGCTTCGAGGAGCTGATGTACACCCCCCTGCGCCTCGCGCACGAGCTGGAACAGCGGACGCCCTCCGCGGAGATACGGTTCTCCACCACCACCCGCTCACCCGTCCTCGCCGTCGACGACCCGGGCTACGCGATCCGCACCCGCCTGGTCTTCCCCGCCCACGACGACCCCGCCGACGGCCCCGGCGAGCGCTACGCCTACAACGTCGCGGGCGCCGGCTTCGACGCCGTCGTCGCCGTCGTCGACTCGGCCGCCGACACGCCCGCGCTGCACGCCCCCGACGGCCTGCTCGCCCGGCTCGCCGAGCACATCCCGCACGTCCTGCTCACGGTCGTCCCGTCGTACGTCCCCGGGGCCGCCGAGGCCCCCGAAAGGCCCGCCATGCTGCCCGAGCCCCTCCGCGGCCCCGCCTTCTCCTCGTACGCGCCCGACGAGGTGGGCTGGCTGCTCCAGGACCTGTCGGACGTCACGCTGGAGGCGCCGACCGAGGAGCGCGAGGAGGCCATCCAGAGCGGCGGCGCCCACTACGCCGAGTCGCTGCCGGTCGAGTACCAGCCCAGCGAGGAGTACCAGCGGCTGTTCCACTCCGCGCTGGACGCCTCCGCAGCCCGCATCGCCACCGCCGTCGGCGCGGTCACGGAGACCGTGCTCGCGGAGCGCTCGCCCCGCCCCGTCCTGGTCTCGCTGGCCCGCGCGGGCACCCCGGTCGGTGTGCTGATGCGCCGTTGGGCGCGGCACCGGCACGGCCTCGACCTGCCGCACTACGCCGTCTCCATCGTCCGCGGCCGCGGCATCGACGCCAACGCGCTGCGCTGGCTGGCCGCCCACCACGACCCGGCGGACGTGGTGTTCGTCGACGGCTGGACCGGGAAGGGCGCCATCACCCGCGAACTCGGCGCTGCCCTCGCCCAGTTCGAGGAGACGGCCGGCGTCGGCGGCTTCGACCCGGAGATCGCCGTGCTCGCCGACCCGGGTTCGTGCGTGCGCACCTACGGCACCCGCGAGGACTTCCTGATCCCCTCCGCCTGCCTCAACTCCACGGTCTCCGGGCTGATCTCCCGCACCGTGCTGCGCGCCGACCTGGTCGGCCCGCACGACTACCACGGCGCGAAGTTCTACCGCGAACTCGCCGGCGCCGACGTCTCGGTGGCCTTCCTCGACGCGGTCACCGACCGCTTCACCGAGGTCGGTGACGCGGTCGACGCGCAGGTCAAGGAGCTGCTGGCCGCGGACCGCACCCCCACCTGGGAGGGCTGGGCGGCCGTCGAACGGATCAGTGAGGAGCAGGGGATCCACGACGTGAACCTGGTCAAGCCCGGCGTCGGCGAGACCACGCGCGTGCTGCTGCGCCGCGTCCCGTGGAAGATCCTCGCGCGCGCCGGGGCCGGCCCGGACCTCGACCACGTGCGGCTGCTGGCCGAGCAGCGCGGCGTGCCGGTCGAGGAGGTCGCCGGCCTGCCCTACACCTGTGTCGGGCTCATCCATCCGAAGTACACACGCGGCGCCACCGGCGCCGACGGAAAGGCGGTGGCCGTCTGA
- a CDS encoding DoxX family protein, whose translation MTERLNSAQPYVIGLYRVVVGLLFACHGAASLFGVLGGAAGSDGGTVPAGTWPGWYAAVIQLVGGGLVLLGLGTRVAAFIASGSMAYAYFDVHQSMGLWPMENGGEAAAMFCWAFFVLVFTGSGAFGLDRLFARRSAEPEPAPHQAPVTA comes from the coding sequence ATGACCGAACGTCTCAACAGTGCACAGCCCTATGTGATCGGCCTGTACCGCGTCGTGGTCGGCCTGCTCTTCGCCTGCCACGGCGCCGCCTCCCTGTTCGGCGTTCTCGGCGGGGCGGCGGGCAGCGACGGCGGCACCGTGCCCGCCGGAACCTGGCCGGGCTGGTACGCGGCGGTGATCCAGCTCGTCGGCGGCGGGCTGGTGCTGCTCGGCCTCGGCACCCGCGTGGCCGCGTTCATCGCCTCCGGCTCGATGGCGTACGCCTACTTCGACGTCCACCAGTCCATGGGCCTGTGGCCCATGGAGAACGGCGGCGAGGCCGCGGCGATGTTCTGCTGGGCCTTCTTCGTGCTGGTCTTCACCGGTTCCGGCGCGTTCGGCCTGGACCGGCTGTTCGCCAGGCGGTCCGCCGAGCCGGAACCGGCACCCCACCAGGCCCCGGTGACGGCCTGA
- a CDS encoding DUF4383 domain-containing protein — MATHAVHRGSRRRISFDDHLPVDHRLNRVYRIGAGLMGLVLVAFGILGLIGKVGFFDTRGDQVAGLNTNGALSVLSICVGLLLFVGMVIGGNFASTLNMIVGAAFILSGFLNLGLLNTENNFLAFRIQNVLFSFVYGVVLLTFGMYGRVGSALPPDNPYFRARHPELATDAGEDGEQRAEQRPKALHPPEPDR; from the coding sequence ATGGCCACACACGCGGTGCACCGGGGATCGCGGCGCCGGATCAGCTTCGACGATCACCTGCCCGTCGACCACCGGCTGAACAGGGTCTACCGGATCGGCGCGGGTCTGATGGGTCTCGTCCTGGTCGCGTTCGGCATCCTCGGCCTGATCGGCAAGGTGGGCTTCTTCGACACGCGCGGCGACCAGGTCGCCGGTCTGAACACCAACGGCGCGCTGAGCGTGCTGTCGATCTGTGTGGGACTGCTGCTCTTCGTCGGCATGGTGATCGGCGGCAACTTCGCGTCGACGCTCAACATGATCGTCGGAGCCGCCTTCATCCTCAGCGGCTTCCTCAACCTCGGACTGCTGAACACCGAGAACAACTTCCTCGCGTTCCGCATCCAGAACGTGCTGTTCAGCTTCGTCTACGGGGTGGTCCTCCTGACGTTCGGGATGTACGGCCGGGTCGGCTCGGCGCTCCCCCCGGACAACCCGTACTTCCGCGCCCGCCATCCCGAGCTGGCCACGGACGCCGGCGAGGACGGGGAGCAGCGTGCCGAACAGCGCCCGAAGGCGCTGCACCCGCCGGAGCCCGACCGTTAA